The DNA segment CAGGGTGCGGCCGGGGCGTTCGAGGCGTCGCCGCCGCTCGGTGTGCCGGCCCTCGCCCCGGTCCCGGCGCGGCGTCCGCTCGACGACACGGCCGTGGTGCCGCGGCAGCCGGCGCCGGGACCGGCCGGGTCGGGCAAGGGGTCCGGCCGGCGCGTCGGCGCGCCGGCATACATCGGCGGGGCTCGGCGCAACCTGGTCGCCGCCGGGGCCGGGGTGCTGCTCGCCGGTGTCCTCGGCACGGTGGTGACGCTCGGGCTGACGTCGAGCAGCGACCCGCAGGGCGGCGCCGGTACGTCGACCGAGCAGGAGGTGCCGCAGGACGACAGCATCTACGACGCCGAGGTGACGACCGGTGAGCCGGCGGACGGGAAGCCGACGACGGTCTCGTCCCCGGGGTCGCCGTCCGGGTCGGCCTCGACGGCCGTGACACCGGGGGCCACGGGCAGCGCCACGGCCTCGCCGGGCGGGGAGTCGCCCAGCACGACGCCCTCGGCGCCGGACACGTCCACGTCGTCGAGCACGGCGCCGAAGCCTTCGGAGACCGTGTCGTCGGGCAAGCCGATCACCCCGTCACCGGGCAAGTCCGGTACGAAGCCGAGCGGGTCGACGCCCCCGGACCCGGACCCGGGCACCGGGTCCCCGGAGCCCACGCAGACGCCGACGGAGGACCCCGGGGCCGGAGAGGACGCGGTGGAGTCCGCGAGCGGTGGCCCCGGTCCCGACCCGGCCCTCGCTCAGAACAGCCGGAGCTTGTCGTCCTCGATGCCCCTCAGCGCGTCGTAGTCCAGGACCACGCAGCCGATGCCGCGGTCCGTGGCCAGCACGCGGGCCTGGGGCTTGATCTCCTGGGCGGCGAAGATGCCCCGGACCGGGGCCAGGTGCGGATCGCGGTTGAGCAGTTCCAGATAGCGGGTCAGCTGCTCGACGCCGTCGATCTCGCCGCGCCGCTTCAGCTCGACGGCCACCGTCTGCCCGTCCGCGTCGCGGCACAGGATGTCCACCGGGCCGATGGCCGTGAAGTACTCGCGGCGGATCAGGGTGTAGCCCTCGCCCAGCGTCTCGATGCGGTCCGCGAGCAGTTCCTGGAGGTGCGCTTCCACACCGTCCTTGATCAGTCCTGGATCGACGCCCAGCTCATGGGACGAGTCATGGAGGATTTCCTCCATAGTGATGATCAGTTTTTCGCCCGCCTTGTTCACCACGGTCCAGACGCCCTCGGTGTCACCGCTGCCCTCCTTGAGGGTGCAGGGCGGCGACATCCAGTTGAGCGGTTTGTACGCCCTGTCGTCGGCGTGAATCGACACGCTCCCGTCCGCCTTGACCAGGATGAGGCGGGGAGCGGAGGGCAGGTGGGCCGTGAGCCGGCCCGCGTAGTCCACGGAGCAGCGGGCGATGACGAGACGCATGGTCGGCAACGCTACTCGACGCCGGGGGCTCGACGCGATTCCCCCATCCGGGGGCCCCAGCGCTTTCGGACCTGACACTTTCTGTCTTGCCCCTCTTTGAACCCCTTCGTTATTGGCCGGTTGTGTTCCCAATCTCCTGGTGCGGCCCGGACTGCGCGCTTACCGTGGATGCAGGAGGTCGCCGCGTGTGCACGCTGCGTCGCCGCCCTCCTTCCCTGCCCGTAAGGCTTCGGCAGCCCGCCGGGGCCGCGAGAGGAGAACCCATGTCGCTCGACGTCTCACCGGCTCTGTTGGAACAGGCCGAGCGAGGCGAGGTCGACGAAGCCGACTTCGTCGACTGCGTCCGGACCTCCCTGCCCTACGCGTGGGAGATGATCAGCTCGTTGGTGGCTCAGCTGAAGGTCGACGGCGGGCAGTTCGCCGACAACCAGACGCCGCCGCCCGACGAGCAGGCACGTGGTCAGCTGCTGCGCGCGCTCGCGAGCGATGCGATACGCGGCGCGCTGCAGCGGCACTTCGGGGTGCGACTCGCATTCCAGAACTGCCACCGCGTCGCGGTGTTCCCGCTGGACGCGTCGGTCGACGACCGGCTGGCCAAGTTCACCTCGGTGAGGGGCCAGTTGCTCAACCAGTCGCCCGAGCTCCGGGACTGCTGAACGCTTCCGTCGCCGTTCCGGGCCGCGGGAGGTGCAACTGGTCCGGGGCGGCGGCTCCACGAGTACCCCGCCGTACGTACAACGCGGTACACCGTCGTGCCTGTGCGCGGGGGTCATTCCAGGAGTGGCAGTACCTCCTTGCCCAGCCGCGCTACGTTCTCCTCCGTGGTCACGAGATCCCCGGAACCCTCCACCAGGAGCGCGAAGCGGGTGATGCCCGTGCGCTCGGCGGTGGCGGCGAGACGGTCGGCCGCCAGCTCCGGTGTGCCCACCGGATGAAGGCCGCAGAGCAGCTCCGCGTACTCGACGGGGTCCCGCATGACGCGGTGCCGGCCGTCCACCGTCACATGCGCGTCGAGCCCCTGCCGCAGCCAGCCCGGCATCGCCTTCACCAGCGTCTCGACGGCGTCCTCCGTGCGGTCGGCGATCTGGGCCACGCCCGCCGAGACGTGCCCCGCCGCGCGCACCCGCTCCGGGCTGTGCCCCGCCGCCAGCGCGCGGGACCGCCACAGCGCCACCATCTCCGCCTTGTCCGCGTCCCCGCAGTGCATGCCGAGCAGCATCGGCAGGGCGTGCTCGGCGGCCAGCTCGACCGTCTTACGCGAGGTGCAGGCGACGACCACCTCGGGCCCGCCCGCGCCGTCCGCGCCGTCCGCGTCGAGCAGTTCGCCGGCCCGGGGGACGACCGCCACCTCGCGGAACCCGTACCGCCCGCCCCGGCCCGCCACGCGCGGCTTCCGCAGCCAGTCGAGCAGCAGCTCCAGGGACTCCGGGAAGCCCTTCTCGTACGCCTCCAGGCCGCCGCCGAACACTTCCAGATCCACCCAGGGGCCGCCCCGGCCCACGCCCAAGCTGAACCGGCCGCCGCTGGTGAGGTGGAGCAGCGCCGCCTGCTCGCCGAGCGCCACCGGATGCTGCGTGGGCAGCACACTCACCGCCGTGCCGACGCGGATGCGCCGGGTGCGGCCGAGCAGCTGCGCGGCCAGCGTGACGGCGGACGGGCACACCCCGTACGGCACGAAATGATGTTCGGCCAGCCAGACCGCGTCGAGCCCGGACTCCTCCGCGACCTCGGCGGACCGGATCGCGCGGTGCAGCGCTTCCCCCGGTCCCTGGCCCGGAAACTGGGCCGCCAGTACGAACGTTCCCACACGCATCGCGAATTGCCTCCTTGCGGCCGACGCGGCTCTCCCCATGCTGGCAACAACGTCTGACACGTGCCAAAGGCACGGTCCGGCCCGCAGTTGTTGCGATTTTCCGGTAACCAGTGGCATCACCCGGCCCCGTACGGACAGGCCCACCGCCCGAATGGCCCTAGGCTTGACGGAACCTGTCAGCCCGTTTCCGTGAGGTGAAACACGTGTCCCCGCGCCGCAACCGCCCCAAAGGCGGCGAGAGCCGCAACGACGACAGCGCGAGCGGAGCGGGCGACCGGTACGGCGGGGGCGGGCGTACCGAGGAGTGGCAGGGCGAGGAGTGGTCCGTGCGCCCGGTCAGCGGGGCGAGCGCGGCCGGCAAGCGCTACCGCTGCCCCGGCTGCGACCAGGAGATCCCGTCCGGCGTCCCGCATCTGGTGGCCTGGTCCGAGTACGGCGGGGTGGACGACCGCAGGCACTGGCACAAGGCCTGCTGGAACGCGAAGGACCGCCGCACCACACGGGTGCAGCGGTCCAGGAACGCGCCTCGCCACTGAGCGGCGGCGGGGCTCAGACGTCGCGCTGGTTCATCGACAGGTACGCGCCGCCCATGGCGACCGCGGTGACGCCGATGATGATCCACAGCGGCTCCCAGCCGGACGGGCCGGACGACGTGACCGAGTTGTCGTAGAAGACGCTCAGCTGGTTCGGGATCGAGTACTCCAGCAGGGCGTCCCGGAGCTTCTCCAGCGAGCTGGCGAACATGAAGATGGCCAGCACGAGCGGCAGCAGCACCACGCCGATCATGATGGTGATCGCCCCGGCCGAGTGCCGGATCAGCGCGCCGACCGCGAGCGCGAGCAGCCCCAGCGTCGCCACGTACAGGCCGACGCCGACCGTGGCGCGCAGCCACTCCTCGCCGGTGGGCGACGCCGCGTCCAGCATGGACGTCTGGATCAGGGCCACCAGCGAGGTCATCACCGTGGTCAGGACGAAGGTCAGCAGGAAGAACACCAGCGCCTTGGCGCCGAGCACCCGGCCCCGGCCGGGGCAGGCCGTCAGCGTCGTACGGATCATGCCCGTGCCGTACTCCGAGGCGATCGTCATCACGCCCAGCGTGATCACGCAGATGGTGCCGAGCAGCACGCCGAAGAAGCCGAGGCTCAGCACCGGTGTGCCGCTGATGTCCTGGTCGGACGCGGACACCGCGACGGCCGCGAGCACCCCGATGACCAGCAGCAGCGCGGTCATGATGCCCAGCGTCCACATGGTCGAGCGAACGGACTTGATCTTGGTCCACTCGGAGGCGATCGCGTCGCCGAGCGTCGCGGGGCGCACCGGGATCGGCGAGGTGTAGAAGCCCTGCGGCTGCTGGGGCGCCTGCGGGTACGCCTGCTGCGGCGCGGCCTGCTGGTACGGCGCCTGGGGCGCCGGCGGCGTGGACGGCGTGGTCATCGGGGGTCCTCGCTGGTGTCGCGCTTGGTCAGGTCTGCGGGAGCCGCGGCGGGCGCGGGCGGGGCCGGAGCGGCGGGCGCCGGGGCCGCGGCCGGCGCGGGTGCCTGCGCCGGGGCGGCCGCGTACGGGTTCTGGCCGGGCGGCGGCGGGGCGTACCAGCCCTGCTGCGGCATGTCCGGGACGGGCTGCTGCTGCGGCGGCGGGATGTGTGCGGGCGGCTGCCCGTAACCGGCGTACGGCGGCTGCTGCTGGAGGTGGGCCTTCTGGTCCACCGTCGAGCGGTAGTCCACGGCGCCCTGCGTCATCCGCATGTACGCCTCTTCGAGGGACGCCTGGTGCGGCGACAGCTCCCACAGCCGGACGTCCGACTCATGGGCGAGGTCGCTGATCCGGGGGAGGGCGAGACCGGTGACCCGCAGGGCCCCGTCCGGCTCGGACAGCACCTGGCCGCCCGCCTCCGTCAGCGTCGCGGTCAGCTTCTCGCGGGCCTCGGGCTTCTCGTCCGGGACGCGCACCCGCGCGAAGTCGGCCGAATTGGCCGAGATGAAGTCCTTGACGCTCATGTCGGCCATCAGCTGGCCGCGGCCGATGACGATCAGATGGTCGGCGGTCAGCGCCATCTCGCTCATCAGATGGCTGGAGACGAAGACCGTGCGGCCCTCGGACGCCAGCATCTTCATCAGATTGCGGACCCAGAGGATGCCCTCCGGGTCGAGGCCGTTGACCGGCTCGTCGAACAGGAGCACCTGCGGGTCGCCGAGCAGCGCGGCCGCGATGCCCAGGCGCTGCCCCATGCCCAGCGAGAAGCCCTTGGAGCGCTTGCGGGCCACGTCCTGGAGGCCCACCACGCCCAGCACCTCGTCCACCCGGGCCTCGGGGATGCCGGCCAGCTGGGCGAGCGAGAGGAGGTGGTTGCGGGCGCTCCGGCCGCCGTGCACGGCCTTGGCGTCG comes from the Streptomyces sp. NBC_00525 genome and includes:
- the nucS gene encoding endonuclease NucS, coding for MRLVIARCSVDYAGRLTAHLPSAPRLILVKADGSVSIHADDRAYKPLNWMSPPCTLKEGSGDTEGVWTVVNKAGEKLIITMEEILHDSSHELGVDPGLIKDGVEAHLQELLADRIETLGEGYTLIRREYFTAIGPVDILCRDADGQTVAVELKRRGEIDGVEQLTRYLELLNRDPHLAPVRGIFAAQEIKPQARVLATDRGIGCVVLDYDALRGIEDDKLRLF
- a CDS encoding SCO5389 family protein, whose amino-acid sequence is MSLDVSPALLEQAERGEVDEADFVDCVRTSLPYAWEMISSLVAQLKVDGGQFADNQTPPPDEQARGQLLRALASDAIRGALQRHFGVRLAFQNCHRVAVFPLDASVDDRLAKFTSVRGQLLNQSPELRDC
- a CDS encoding LLM class flavin-dependent oxidoreductase yields the protein MRVGTFVLAAQFPGQGPGEALHRAIRSAEVAEESGLDAVWLAEHHFVPYGVCPSAVTLAAQLLGRTRRIRVGTAVSVLPTQHPVALGEQAALLHLTSGGRFSLGVGRGGPWVDLEVFGGGLEAYEKGFPESLELLLDWLRKPRVAGRGGRYGFREVAVVPRAGELLDADGADGAGGPEVVVACTSRKTVELAAEHALPMLLGMHCGDADKAEMVALWRSRALAAGHSPERVRAAGHVSAGVAQIADRTEDAVETLVKAMPGWLRQGLDAHVTVDGRHRVMRDPVEYAELLCGLHPVGTPELAADRLAATAERTGITRFALLVEGSGDLVTTEENVARLGKEVLPLLE
- a CDS encoding ATP/GTP-binding protein, with protein sequence MSPRRNRPKGGESRNDDSASGAGDRYGGGGRTEEWQGEEWSVRPVSGASAAGKRYRCPGCDQEIPSGVPHLVAWSEYGGVDDRRHWHKACWNAKDRRTTRVQRSRNAPRH
- a CDS encoding ABC transporter permease subunit; translated protein: MTTPSTPPAPQAPYQQAAPQQAYPQAPQQPQGFYTSPIPVRPATLGDAIASEWTKIKSVRSTMWTLGIMTALLLVIGVLAAVAVSASDQDISGTPVLSLGFFGVLLGTICVITLGVMTIASEYGTGMIRTTLTACPGRGRVLGAKALVFFLLTFVLTTVMTSLVALIQTSMLDAASPTGEEWLRATVGVGLYVATLGLLALAVGALIRHSAGAITIMIGVVLLPLVLAIFMFASSLEKLRDALLEYSIPNQLSVFYDNSVTSSGPSGWEPLWIIIGVTAVAMGGAYLSMNQRDV
- a CDS encoding ABC transporter ATP-binding protein, translated to MIEAVGLTKRYGAKTAVYNLSFQVRPGAVTGFLGPNGSGKSTTMRMILGLDRPTAGRVTIGGHEFRTLPNAPRQVGALLDAKAVHGGRSARNHLLSLAQLAGIPEARVDEVLGVVGLQDVARKRSKGFSLGMGQRLGIAAALLGDPQVLLFDEPVNGLDPEGILWVRNLMKMLASEGRTVFVSSHLMSEMALTADHLIVIGRGQLMADMSVKDFISANSADFARVRVPDEKPEAREKLTATLTEAGGQVLSEPDGALRVTGLALPRISDLAHESDVRLWELSPHQASLEEAYMRMTQGAVDYRSTVDQKAHLQQQPPYAGYGQPPAHIPPPQQQPVPDMPQQGWYAPPPPGQNPYAAAPAQAPAPAAAPAPAAPAPPAPAAAPADLTKRDTSEDPR